A region of Chloroflexota bacterium DNA encodes the following proteins:
- the nuoH gene encoding NADH-quinone oxidoreductase subunit NuoH, with protein MLILIIEALVKSLVVIIVLLTLFAYLTLMERYVVAHIQSRVGPNRVGRIGPIAVLQPIADAVKMIFKEDFIPAQADKVVYIIAPAIAVGTALLAWAVIPLHPPAEIFGYKVVFQIADVNVAVLYLLAIGSLSVYGVVLGGWGANNKYSLLGGLRSTAQMISYEIALGLSLVGVLMISQTLSLSKIVEQQNPWWFVFVQPVAFVIYVICAFAETNRLPFDLPEAETELVAGYQTEYSSLKFALFYMAEYIHMLTVSAIASTMFLGGYQGPFGIFPGVHWLFIKIMAFIFLFMWVRGTLPRFRYDQLMRFGWKVLFPLALANIAVTAIVLVLIGK; from the coding sequence CTGTTGATATTGATCATCGAGGCGCTCGTCAAATCGCTCGTCGTCATCATCGTATTGTTGACGCTGTTTGCGTACCTCACGTTGATGGAGCGGTACGTCGTCGCGCACATCCAATCGCGCGTGGGACCGAATCGCGTGGGGCGCATCGGACCGATCGCAGTTCTCCAACCGATTGCCGACGCGGTCAAGATGATTTTCAAAGAAGACTTTATTCCCGCGCAGGCGGACAAGGTTGTTTACATCATCGCGCCGGCGATTGCGGTCGGCACGGCGTTGCTCGCGTGGGCGGTCATTCCGCTCCATCCGCCGGCGGAAATTTTCGGATACAAGGTCGTTTTCCAAATCGCGGACGTGAACGTGGCGGTGTTGTACTTGCTCGCGATTGGCTCGCTGAGTGTGTACGGTGTCGTGCTCGGCGGCTGGGGCGCGAACAACAAATACTCCTTGCTCGGCGGATTGCGCTCGACCGCGCAGATGATCAGTTACGAAATCGCGCTCGGCTTGTCGCTGGTCGGCGTGTTGATGATTTCGCAAACGCTCAGTCTTTCGAAAATCGTCGAGCAACAAAATCCGTGGTGGTTCGTGTTCGTGCAACCGGTCGCGTTCGTGATCTATGTGATCTGCGCGTTCGCGGAAACGAATCGTTTGCCGTTCGATCTACCCGAAGCCGAGACTGAACTCGTCGCCGGGTACCAGACCGAGTACTCGTCGCTGAAATTCGCGCTGTTTTACATGGCAGAGTACATTCACATGCTCACCGTCAGCGCGATCGCTTCGACGATGTTTCTCGGCGGCTATCAAGGTCCGTTCGGCATTTTCCCTGGCGTGCATTGGTTGTTCATCAAGATCATGGCGTTCATCTTTTTGTTCATGTGGGTTCGTGGAACGTTGCCGCGTTTTCGCTACGATCAATTGATGCGCTTTGGTTGGAAGGTGTTGTTCCCGCTCGCGCTCGCCAACATCGCGGTGACGGCAATTGTGTTGGTGTTGATCGGCAAGTAA
- the nuoE gene encoding NADH-quinone oxidoreductase subunit NuoE: MLSEKARNEILKLTTKYPDKRSALMPALHLAQREVGHLPDAVLDDIAAIVGVSRTEASSVATFYTMYAREPKGEHTVMFCTDLPCALRGADEMLEHIEHKLGCKAGQTTADGKITLRDAECLGGCDHAPVMLVDGEKHFQDLSIEKLDEILEELKNM; the protein is encoded by the coding sequence ATGCTCTCTGAAAAAGCGCGTAATGAGATTCTGAAACTGACAACGAAATATCCGGATAAACGTTCGGCGTTGATGCCGGCGTTGCACCTCGCGCAACGCGAAGTGGGGCATTTGCCGGACGCGGTGCTCGATGACATCGCCGCGATTGTCGGCGTCTCGCGAACTGAAGCCAGTTCGGTCGCGACGTTTTATACGATGTACGCGCGCGAACCCAAAGGCGAACACACCGTCATGTTCTGCACCGATTTGCCGTGCGCGTTGCGCGGCGCGGATGAAATGCTGGAACACATCGAGCACAAACTGGGTTGCAAAGCCGGACAAACGACCGCCGACGGCAAGATCACGCTGCGCGATGCGGAATGCCTGGGTGGTTGCGATCACGCGCCGGTGATGCTCGTGGACGGCGAGAAACATTTCCAGGACTTGAGTATCGAAAAGCTGGACGAAATTTTGGAAGAGTTGAAGAACATGTGA
- a CDS encoding NADH-quinone oxidoreductase subunit A, with the protein MPIDFLPILVMVVVVIAFTAIALTLSGLVGPLRPTREKYAPYESGMPPFGSAKRRVSIKYFLTAVLFILFDIEIIFFYPWAVLFRQLQLFGLIEMGVFILILLVGYFYIWRKGGFDWD; encoded by the coding sequence ATGCCAATTGATTTCCTACCGATCCTCGTGATGGTCGTCGTCGTGATTGCGTTCACCGCGATCGCGTTGACCCTCTCCGGTCTTGTCGGTCCATTGCGCCCAACTCGTGAAAAATACGCGCCGTACGAATCAGGTATGCCGCCGTTCGGTTCCGCCAAGCGGCGTGTTTCGATCAAGTATTTCCTCACCGCTGTGTTGTTCATCCTGTTTGACATCGAGATTATTTTCTTTTATCCCTGGGCGGTGCTCTTTCGCCAGCTCCAATTGTTCGGTTTGATTGAAATGGGAGTTTTTATTTTAATCTTGCTCGTCGGTTATTTCTACATCTGGCGCAAGGGCGGGTTCGATTGGGATTAG
- a CDS encoding HDIG domain-containing protein — protein sequence MIAGDPSLKQFVTLTRWQRVIALGIGALAAAALAAIFAFQPAVEPLHLAAGQASPQTILAPDRLSFPSEIQTRDAHLKAQAQVKDVYDAPDARLAREQVRLASRLFDHVESVRLDSYNPSDRKLAWIATIPGLGVPSSIVSRTLMLDDAAYRRVVNETLYVLDVTMREEIRPGDVPTQTAKLASRVSLALPTDQAEAVTQWAKSFIIPNSFYNAQKTEEERALARARVGTITRTLEKGEAIVRQGEIVTPLAFEAISETDLLNTTTTPADYLGPAAFALILVALLAMYLARLRPAVIKQTRALWLIAFLVVLFALVARIVAQNPTLLYLYPVSAAAMLLAVLVDAPVALGAAWALALTVGFFAPEPFAVAAYALAGSTIAALSLGRIERLQTFLWSGAYVALTNAAVTAAFLVMDRNLNWTEWSIALLFALSNGALSGLFALGSLFLLGKLFAITTPLELIDLARPTHPLLQKLLMQAPGTYHHSLIVSHLAEQAAHRIGADALLVRVGAYYHDVGKTFAPPSFVENQLDGVNIHTTLEPQASASMVINHVQNGIALAKKYGLPARIRDFIPQHHGTTLAAYFYRMALKANGGATINENDYRYPGPKPQSREAAILMLADGVEATARAERPHSAEQIRAIIDRIVNERLRDGQLDESDLTLRDIVQVKEAFFGVLQGLFHPRVKYPEPPPENIEQTLDRA from the coding sequence ATGATTGCCGGTGATCCATCGCTTAAACAATTCGTGACGCTAACGCGTTGGCAACGCGTGATCGCGTTGGGCATTGGCGCGCTCGCCGCCGCCGCGCTCGCCGCGATCTTTGCGTTTCAACCTGCCGTCGAACCGCTCCATCTCGCCGCCGGTCAAGCCAGCCCGCAAACGATCCTCGCGCCGGACCGCCTCAGCTTTCCAAGCGAAATTCAAACGCGCGACGCGCACCTCAAGGCGCAAGCCCAGGTCAAAGATGTGTACGACGCGCCCGACGCGCGGCTGGCACGCGAACAAGTGCGCCTCGCCAGCCGGCTGTTCGATCACGTCGAATCCGTGCGCCTGGATTCGTACAACCCCTCCGATCGCAAGCTCGCGTGGATCGCGACCATCCCAGGTCTGGGCGTGCCATCGTCCATCGTCAGCCGCACCTTGATGCTCGACGATGCCGCGTATCGGCGCGTCGTCAACGAAACGCTCTACGTGCTCGATGTGACGATGCGCGAAGAAATTCGACCCGGCGACGTGCCGACCCAGACCGCCAAACTTGCTTCGCGCGTGAGTCTCGCATTGCCCACCGACCAAGCCGAGGCGGTGACGCAATGGGCAAAGAGCTTTATCATTCCGAATAGTTTCTACAACGCGCAAAAGACGGAAGAAGAACGCGCGCTCGCGCGCGCCCGCGTCGGCACGATCACGCGCACGCTCGAAAAAGGCGAAGCGATTGTGCGCCAAGGCGAAATCGTTACGCCGCTCGCGTTCGAGGCGATCTCCGAAACCGATTTGTTGAATACCACGACGACGCCGGCGGACTATCTCGGTCCCGCGGCGTTCGCGCTCATTCTCGTCGCGTTGCTTGCCATGTATCTCGCGCGTTTGCGTCCGGCAGTCATCAAACAAACGCGCGCGTTGTGGCTCATCGCGTTCTTGGTCGTGCTCTTTGCGCTCGTCGCGCGCATCGTCGCGCAAAATCCGACCTTGCTCTATCTCTACCCGGTCAGCGCCGCGGCGATGTTGTTAGCCGTCCTGGTGGATGCGCCCGTTGCGCTCGGCGCGGCATGGGCGCTCGCGTTGACCGTCGGTTTCTTTGCGCCCGAACCGTTTGCCGTCGCCGCGTACGCGCTCGCCGGCAGTACGATCGCCGCGCTCAGTCTGGGTCGCATCGAACGACTGCAAACGTTTTTGTGGAGCGGCGCGTACGTCGCGCTCACGAACGCCGCAGTGACTGCCGCGTTTCTCGTCATGGATCGCAATCTCAATTGGACGGAATGGAGCATCGCGTTGTTGTTCGCGCTCAGCAACGGCGCGCTGTCCGGTTTGTTCGCGCTCGGCAGTTTGTTTTTGCTGGGCAAACTCTTCGCCATCACGACGCCGCTCGAATTGATTGACCTGGCACGCCCCACGCATCCGTTGTTGCAAAAATTATTGATGCAAGCGCCTGGCACGTATCATCACAGTTTAATCGTGAGCCATCTCGCCGAGCAAGCCGCGCATCGCATCGGCGCGGACGCGTTGCTCGTGCGCGTCGGCGCGTACTATCACGATGTCGGCAAAACATTCGCGCCGCCCTCGTTCGTCGAGAATCAACTCGACGGCGTCAACATCCATACCACGCTCGAACCGCAAGCGAGCGCGTCGATGGTCATCAACCATGTGCAGAACGGCATCGCGCTCGCCAAAAAATACGGGTTGCCGGCGCGCATTCGCGATTTCATCCCGCAACATCACGGCACGACGCTAGCCGCCTATTTTTATCGCATGGCGCTTAAAGCGAACGGCGGCGCGACGATCAACGAGAACGATTATCGCTACCCCGGACCCAAACCGCAATCGCGCGAAGCCGCGATCTTGATGCTCGCCGACGGCGTCGAAGCGACTGCACGCGCGGAACGTCCGCACTCGGCGGAGCAAATTCGCGCGATCATTGACCGCATCGTCAACGAGCGTTTGCGCGATGGGCAACTCGATGAGAGCGACCTCACGCTGCGCGATATCGTTCAAGTCAAGGAAGCGTTCTTTGGCGTTTTGCAAGGATTGTTTCATCCGCGCGTCAAATATCCCGAACCCCCGCCGGAAAATATCGAGCAAACGCTGGATCGAGCATGA
- the ybeY gene encoding rRNA maturation RNase YbeY encodes MEITIRLHRKFSSRVDRARVKKIARKTLRAEKANAALTIYVTTNAEMRALNRDFHATDAPTDVLSFPADGRSVERSYIGDIAISYDTARVQARDAGWRIADELDLLAVHGILHLLGYDDLTPRKRARMWKRQKAILGRVAGDE; translated from the coding sequence ATGGAAATTACGATTCGATTGCATCGGAAATTTTCATCGCGCGTGGATCGCGCACGCGTCAAGAAAATCGCGCGGAAAACGTTGCGCGCGGAAAAGGCGAATGCGGCATTGACGATCTACGTCACGACCAACGCCGAGATGCGCGCGCTCAATCGCGATTTCCACGCGACCGACGCGCCGACCGATGTCTTGTCGTTTCCGGCGGATGGGCGTTCTGTTGAACGTTCCTATATTGGCGACATCGCGATTTCGTACGATACCGCGCGCGTGCAGGCGCGCGACGCGGGCTGGCGCATCGCGGACGAACTCGATTTGCTCGCCGTGCACGGCATTCTGCATCTGCTCGGCTACGACGATCTGACGCCGCGCAAACGCGCGCGGATGTGGAAGCGCCAAAAAGCAATCCTGGGACGCGTGGCAGGCGATGAGTAA
- a CDS encoding GNAT family N-acetyltransferase, translating into MSNSITIRIATSADNELLAEIGAQTFYATFAVDNTPADMQAYLAASFSPDIQARELADPQSIFLIAEIDGDTVGYAQLRQNHIPSCVTGARPIEIGRLYARKQWHGRGVGAALMRACLAHATRQNSDTLWLDVWEHNPRAIAFYRAWGFTQVGTQAFQLGDDLQNDFVMQRPVTPTAFQKSLDSLTT; encoded by the coding sequence ATGAGTAACTCGATCACCATTCGAATCGCAACCTCCGCCGACAATGAGTTGCTCGCCGAAATCGGCGCGCAAACTTTTTACGCCACTTTCGCAGTGGACAATACGCCTGCCGATATGCAGGCGTATCTCGCCGCGTCATTCAGCCCGGACATTCAAGCCCGCGAGTTGGCAGACCCGCAATCCATTTTTCTGATTGCAGAAATTGATGGCGATACAGTGGGTTACGCGCAATTGCGCCAGAACCATATACCGTCCTGCGTCACCGGCGCGCGTCCGATTGAAATCGGACGACTCTACGCGCGGAAACAATGGCACGGGCGCGGCGTGGGCGCGGCGTTGATGCGCGCGTGTCTCGCGCACGCCACGCGACAAAATTCCGATACGCTCTGGCTCGACGTGTGGGAACACAATCCGCGCGCGATTGCGTTTTATCGCGCCTGGGGTTTTACCCAGGTCGGCACGCAGGCATTTCAACTCGGTGATGATCTGCAAAACGATTTCGTGATGCAAAGACCCGTCACCCCCACGGCTTTTCAAAAGTCGCTTGACTCACTTACAACCTAA
- a CDS encoding cysteine desulfurase-like protein produces MNYNVNEIRSHFPSLQSGAIFFDNPGGTQVPQPVIDAVSEYYQTANANTHGAFATSQKSDALLAEAHAALADFLNAHSPDEIVFGANMTTLTFSIARALGRLLDPGDEIIITHLDHDADISPWLALEERGAVIRWVDIHPDDCTLDMSEFEKHLSTKTKIVAVGGASNAVGTINDLRTIIPLAHMAGAIAFVDAVAFAPHAPIDVQTLDCDLLACSAYKFYGPHVGVLYGKYDLLDELQAYKVRPADNQPPHKFETGTLNHEGIAGSLAAINYLASVGEEYGGAFTAQYKSFAGRRLHLKTAMSAIRAYEMEVFKRLMRGLRVLPGIQMYGITDFARFDYRTPTVAFTLDGRTPREIAEILGRENICVWDGNYYALALMERLGLEERGGAVRVGLGQYNTVEEVDTFLDVMRKMCAAK; encoded by the coding sequence ATGAACTACAACGTCAACGAAATTCGTTCGCACTTTCCTTCGCTCCAATCGGGAGCGATTTTCTTCGACAACCCCGGCGGCACTCAGGTTCCGCAACCGGTGATTGACGCGGTGAGCGAGTACTACCAGACTGCGAACGCGAACACGCACGGCGCGTTTGCGACTTCGCAAAAGAGCGACGCGCTGCTCGCCGAGGCGCACGCCGCGCTCGCCGATTTTCTCAACGCGCATTCGCCAGACGAAATCGTGTTCGGCGCGAACATGACGACGCTCACGTTCAGCATTGCGCGCGCGCTCGGTCGCCTGCTCGACCCCGGCGACGAGATCATCATCACGCACCTCGATCACGACGCGGACATTTCGCCGTGGCTCGCACTCGAAGAACGCGGCGCGGTGATTCGCTGGGTGGACATTCACCCGGACGATTGCACGCTCGATATGAGCGAATTCGAAAAGCACCTCAGCACCAAAACAAAAATCGTCGCGGTCGGCGGCGCGTCGAATGCGGTCGGCACGATCAACGACTTGAGAACGATCATCCCGCTCGCGCACATGGCGGGCGCAATTGCGTTCGTGGATGCGGTGGCGTTTGCGCCGCACGCGCCGATTGACGTGCAGACGCTAGACTGCGATTTGCTCGCGTGTTCGGCGTATAAATTTTACGGACCGCACGTCGGTGTGTTGTACGGCAAGTACGATTTACTCGACGAACTGCAAGCGTACAAAGTTCGTCCCGCCGACAATCAACCACCGCACAAATTCGAGACCGGCACGTTGAATCACGAAGGCATTGCTGGGTCGCTCGCGGCGATCAACTATCTCGCGTCGGTCGGCGAAGAGTACGGCGGCGCGTTTACCGCGCAGTACAAATCATTCGCGGGACGACGATTACATCTCAAAACGGCGATGAGCGCGATCCGCGCGTACGAGATGGAGGTGTTCAAACGATTGATGCGCGGTCTGCGCGTATTGCCCGGCATTCAAATGTACGGCATCACCGATTTTGCGCGCTTTGATTATCGCACGCCGACGGTCGCGTTCACGCTCGACGGGCGCACGCCGCGCGAGATTGCCGAAATCCTGGGTCGGGAAAACATTTGCGTGTGGGACGGCAACTATTACGCGCTCGCGTTGATGGAGCGCCTGGGGCTTGAAGAACGCGGCGGCGCGGTGCGTGTGGGTCTGGGGCAATACAACACGGTGGAAGAAGTGGACACGTTTTTGGATGTGATGAGGAAAATGTGCGCCGCCAAATAA
- a CDS encoding Uma2 family endonuclease, producing the protein MVLAMKKLFTPEEYLAMEEVADYKSEYFQGEIFAMSGGSADHSTITSNCITGLNLALKAKPCRVFESNMRLLVRRHGLYTYPDVMVVCGKVEFVPGRNDTLTNPVIIVEVLSPSTREYDRVKKFALYKPLDSLREYLLVDSEQIHVTHLRRADPGSAWTIEMYDDLQSILHLDSVGCDLALAQIFDKVEFETQ; encoded by the coding sequence ATGGTACTTGCGATGAAAAAGTTGTTCACACCCGAAGAATATCTGGCGATGGAAGAGGTCGCCGATTACAAGAGCGAATATTTCCAGGGTGAAATCTTCGCGATGTCGGGCGGCTCGGCTGATCACAGCACAATCACCAGCAATTGCATTACTGGGTTGAACCTTGCCCTCAAGGCGAAACCGTGTCGCGTTTTTGAGAGCAACATGCGCTTGCTCGTCAGGCGACACGGACTGTACACGTACCCGGACGTGATGGTTGTGTGCGGCAAAGTGGAATTCGTCCCTGGGCGCAATGACACGCTCACCAATCCTGTCATCATTGTCGAAGTGCTATCGCCCTCCACGCGCGAGTACGATCGCGTAAAAAAATTCGCGCTCTACAAACCGCTCGATTCGTTGCGCGAGTATTTGCTCGTGGATTCGGAACAGATTCACGTGACGCACTTGCGCCGCGCTGATCCAGGATCAGCGTGGACAATCGAGATGTACGACGATCTCCAATCCATTCTGCATCTCGATTCGGTCGGATGCGATCTCGCGCTCGCGCAAATCTTCGACAAGGTTGAGTTTGAAACACAATAG
- a CDS encoding DUF2283 domain-containing protein, with amino-acid sequence MTIRAFSCRIEIILNSRDFMVQVKNGTLRISYDKTADVLYLAFGKPKEGIDEEVSEGVFVRLDERTHRAIGVTIVDFEKRFSRPVSKSVPIDLARFLAPA; translated from the coding sequence TTGACCATCCGCGCATTCTCCTGTAGAATTGAAATAATACTGAACTCGAGAGATTTTATGGTCCAAGTCAAGAACGGCACTTTGAGAATTTCGTACGACAAAACCGCCGATGTTCTTTACCTTGCCTTTGGCAAACCCAAAGAGGGAATTGACGAGGAGGTCAGCGAAGGTGTTTTCGTCCGGCTGGATGAACGCACCCACCGCGCGATTGGCGTTACCATTGTTGATTTCGAAAAACGTTTTTCCCGCCCGGTCTCAAAAAGTGTGCCGATTGATCTCGCGCGCTTTTTGGCGCCTGCGTAA